A window of Fictibacillus halophilus contains these coding sequences:
- the nth gene encoding endonuclease III, with translation MLNKAQIQFCLEQIEDMFPDAHCELHHSNPFELTIAVLLSAQCTDALVNKVTPKLFAKYKTPQDYLNVTIEELQDDIRSIGLYRNKAKNIQKLSELLLNEYGGEIPKDRDELTKLPGVGRKTANVVVSVAYGVPAIAVDTHVERVSKRLGICKWKDSVLQVEETLMKKIPKSLWGATHHRLIFFGRYHCKAQNPNCPECPLLSICREGKKRMNQKEKKKLTQKR, from the coding sequence GTGTTAAACAAAGCACAGATTCAATTTTGTTTAGAGCAGATCGAGGATATGTTTCCTGACGCTCATTGCGAACTTCATCACTCGAACCCGTTCGAGCTGACGATCGCGGTTCTTCTGTCCGCTCAATGTACAGATGCGCTCGTTAACAAAGTAACACCGAAACTTTTTGCAAAATATAAGACGCCACAAGATTATCTGAACGTAACGATAGAAGAGTTGCAGGACGATATCCGGTCGATCGGTCTATACCGAAATAAAGCAAAGAACATTCAAAAATTGAGTGAACTTCTATTGAACGAATACGGTGGAGAGATTCCGAAAGATCGAGATGAACTGACGAAGCTACCGGGTGTAGGACGTAAAACAGCAAACGTTGTAGTTTCTGTCGCATATGGGGTTCCTGCTATCGCTGTTGATACGCACGTTGAACGGGTTTCGAAGAGGCTAGGCATCTGTAAATGGAAAGACTCTGTCCTGCAGGTAGAAGAAACATTGATGAAAAAGATTCCAAAATCGCTTTGGGGCGCAACTCATCACCGTTTGATCTTTTTTGGAAGATATCACTGCAAAGCACAAAATCCAAACTGCCCAGAGTGTCCACTTCTCTCAATCTGTCGAGAAGGTAAGAAGCGGATGAACCAAAAAGAAAAGAAGAAGCTGACTCAAAAAAGATAG
- a CDS encoding DnaD domain-containing protein: MNGNLFERWMAEGSVSIPNMLIKTYKQIGLSDNECMLFIQLHVFIESGNYFPTPVELSERMSASSDEVSAMLRTLIGRGVLGMDQFEDKEKGVYFEAYTLQPLWNRLLQTLKEEEQAKKEVHKEHQEQNVFVRFEKEFGRPLSPMELETLKIWMDEDQQSPELILSALKESVLSGKLNFRYIDRILFEWKKNGINSPEAAKTYGEKFRVRQLQRSGKQEQPRNDAGIKRPQYNWLES, translated from the coding sequence ATGAACGGTAATTTATTTGAACGATGGATGGCTGAAGGATCAGTCAGCATCCCTAATATGTTAATCAAAACGTACAAACAGATCGGCCTATCAGACAACGAATGCATGTTGTTTATACAGCTTCATGTTTTTATAGAATCAGGAAACTATTTTCCGACACCTGTTGAGCTGTCAGAACGAATGTCAGCTTCGAGTGATGAAGTGTCCGCTATGCTCAGGACGTTGATCGGTAGAGGTGTGCTCGGCATGGATCAGTTCGAGGATAAGGAAAAAGGCGTCTATTTTGAGGCATATACGCTTCAGCCCCTTTGGAACAGACTTCTTCAAACTTTAAAAGAAGAAGAGCAGGCTAAAAAAGAGGTACATAAGGAGCACCAGGAACAGAACGTGTTTGTTCGCTTTGAAAAAGAGTTTGGTCGCCCGTTGTCGCCGATGGAGCTTGAAACGCTTAAAATTTGGATGGACGAGGATCAGCAGTCTCCAGAATTGATACTCTCTGCACTTAAAGAGTCCGTTTTATCCGGCAAGTTAAACTTTCGATATATTGATCGTATTCTTTTTGAATGGAAGAAAAATGGCATTAACAGTCCTGAAGCAGCAAAAACGTATGGTGAAAAATTCAGAGTAAGACAGCTGCAAAGATCAGGTAAACAAGAGCAACCGAGGAACGATGCAGGTATCAAACGACCCCAATACAACTGGCTGGAATCCTAA
- the asnS gene encoding asparagine--tRNA ligase → MKTTINKLSEHVGKTVKIGAWLSNKRSSGKIAFLQLRDGSGFVQGVVVKSEVGDEIFAKAKGLTQESSLYVTGTVKEDERSALGVELEVTDVEVLHQAVDYPITPKEHGTEFLMDHRHLWIRSKRQHAILKIRNEIIHAVNEFFYNNDFAKVDPPILTGSSAEGTTSLFHTKYFEEDAYLSQSGQLYMEAAAMALGKVYSFGPTFRAEKSKTRRHLIEFWMIEPEMAFVEHEESLEIQEQFISHIVQSVIKRCENELKTLGRDISKLENVKAPFPRVSYDDAIKMLKEKGFDDIDWGDDFGAPHETAIAESFDKPVFITNYPKDIKAFYMKPDPNREDVVLCADLIAPEGYGEIIGGSQRIDDLALMEQRYEEHGLTDDAYKWYLELRKYGSVPHSGFGLGLERTVAWISGAEHVRETIPFPRLLNRLYP, encoded by the coding sequence GTGAAAACAACGATTAATAAGCTTAGTGAACACGTAGGCAAGACCGTTAAGATCGGTGCTTGGCTCTCAAATAAGCGTTCTTCTGGTAAGATCGCTTTCTTACAGCTTCGCGATGGATCTGGATTCGTGCAAGGTGTTGTTGTAAAGAGTGAAGTTGGAGATGAGATCTTTGCAAAAGCAAAAGGACTTACGCAAGAATCTAGTCTTTACGTAACGGGTACGGTTAAAGAGGACGAGCGTTCAGCTCTAGGTGTAGAACTTGAAGTAACAGATGTAGAGGTACTTCATCAAGCGGTAGACTATCCGATCACACCGAAAGAACACGGAACTGAGTTCTTGATGGACCACCGTCACCTTTGGATTCGTTCTAAGCGTCAGCACGCAATCTTAAAGATCCGTAACGAGATCATCCACGCTGTGAACGAGTTCTTCTACAACAACGACTTTGCAAAAGTAGATCCTCCGATCCTTACAGGAAGCTCTGCTGAAGGAACGACTTCATTGTTCCATACGAAGTATTTTGAAGAAGATGCTTATCTTTCTCAAAGCGGACAACTCTATATGGAAGCGGCAGCGATGGCACTTGGAAAAGTATACTCATTCGGCCCGACGTTCCGTGCAGAGAAATCCAAGACTCGTCGTCACTTGATCGAGTTCTGGATGATCGAGCCTGAGATGGCATTTGTTGAACACGAAGAATCCCTTGAGATTCAAGAACAATTCATCTCACACATCGTTCAATCTGTGATCAAGCGTTGTGAAAACGAGCTGAAGACACTAGGACGTGACATCTCTAAACTAGAGAACGTTAAAGCGCCATTCCCTCGCGTTTCTTATGACGATGCGATCAAGATGTTAAAAGAAAAAGGTTTTGACGATATCGACTGGGGAGACGACTTCGGTGCGCCGCACGAAACAGCGATCGCGGAAAGCTTCGACAAGCCCGTCTTCATCACGAACTATCCGAAAGACATCAAAGCGTTCTACATGAAGCCAGACCCGAACCGTGAAGATGTTGTACTATGTGCAGACCTAATCGCTCCTGAAGGATACGGAGAGATCATCGGTGGAAGCCAACGTATCGATGACCTTGCACTTATGGAACAGCGTTATGAAGAGCACGGATTAACAGACGATGCTTACAAATGGTACCTAGAACTTAGAAAATACGGAAGCGTTCCTCATTCAGGATTCGGTCTTGGATTAGAGCGCACAGTAGCATGGATCTCTGGAGCAGAGCACGTTCGTGAAACAATTCCATTCCCGCGTCTATTGAACCGTCTATATCCTTAA
- a CDS encoding pyridoxal phosphate-dependent aminotransferase: protein MKLAKRVEALTPSTTLAITAKANQLKAEGHDVIALGAGEPDFNTPIHIIEAAYESMKEGHTKYTASGGLLSLKKAIANKLKQDQGLTYETSEIIVSTGAKHSLYSLFQAILDEGDEVIIPIPYWVSYPEQVKLADGTPVYLEGKEENGFKITAEDLKKVITKQTKALVLNSPSNPTGSLYSAEELRAIGEVCLEHDVLIVSDEIYEKLVYGGVKHTSIAELSPELKKQTIIINGLSKSHAMTGWRIGFAAGDAKIIKAMTNLDSHSTSNPTTTSQHGALAAYNGTQEPVEEMRQAFEERMNKVYDRLITIPGITCVKPNGAFYLFPNATEAVRMTGYNTVDEWVEALLEEEKVALVPGSGFGAPDNVRLSYATSLDTIMAALDRIERFINSKRK from the coding sequence ATGAAGCTTGCAAAACGTGTGGAGGCATTAACTCCTTCAACAACTCTGGCAATCACAGCAAAGGCAAACCAATTAAAGGCAGAAGGGCACGATGTAATCGCACTAGGTGCAGGTGAACCTGACTTTAATACACCGATACATATTATTGAAGCGGCTTATGAGTCTATGAAAGAAGGACACACAAAATATACGGCTTCCGGCGGACTTTTATCTCTGAAAAAAGCGATCGCGAACAAGCTGAAGCAAGATCAAGGGTTAACGTATGAAACGTCTGAGATCATCGTAAGTACAGGAGCAAAACATTCGTTGTACTCTCTGTTCCAAGCGATCCTTGATGAAGGAGACGAAGTGATCATTCCGATTCCGTATTGGGTGAGCTATCCTGAACAAGTGAAGCTTGCAGACGGCACGCCTGTCTACTTAGAAGGAAAAGAAGAGAATGGATTTAAGATTACAGCAGAAGATCTGAAAAAGGTGATCACGAAGCAAACGAAGGCACTGGTCTTAAACTCACCGAGCAATCCGACTGGATCTCTTTATTCAGCTGAGGAACTGCGCGCGATCGGAGAAGTTTGTCTAGAGCATGATGTGTTGATCGTGTCTGATGAAATCTATGAAAAGCTTGTTTATGGCGGAGTGAAACACACGTCGATCGCTGAGCTTTCACCTGAGCTAAAGAAACAGACAATTATCATTAACGGTCTGTCCAAGTCACATGCGATGACAGGCTGGAGAATCGGTTTTGCAGCAGGTGACGCGAAGATCATCAAAGCGATGACGAACTTAGACAGCCATAGTACATCAAACCCGACAACAACATCTCAGCACGGTGCACTTGCAGCCTATAACGGCACACAAGAGCCTGTTGAAGAGATGCGTCAAGCGTTTGAAGAGCGCATGAACAAAGTGTACGACCGTCTGATCACGATTCCTGGTATCACATGTGTAAAACCGAACGGTGCGTTCTATCTGTTCCCGAACGCTACAGAAGCGGTAAGAATGACAGGATATAACACTGTCGATGAGTGGGTAGAAGCTCTTTTAGAAGAAGAAAAAGTAGCTTTAGTACCAGGTTCAGGATTTGGTGCGCCAGACAACGTGAGACTTTCTTATGCGACCAGTCTTGATACAATTATGGCCGCGTTAGATCGTATCGAACGTTTTATCAACTCAAAACGCAAGTAA
- a CDS encoding DUF5590 domain-containing protein yields the protein MGKKWILVIIGILILASWQAYYLFNGVQAKPAKKEAEAVEIAKKEENLVSITNVDHFYKNETYYVVEGKNKKSTNKIVWVDKDKKVTSLNAKDGLSEKQILNYVKQNHDAKTIVDSRLGMEDGIPLWEVVYYDTKDRYTYFYGYFETGERYEIYRLKESDQ from the coding sequence ATGGGAAAAAAGTGGATACTTGTTATTATTGGCATTCTAATCTTAGCAAGCTGGCAAGCTTATTATCTGTTTAATGGCGTTCAAGCAAAGCCCGCTAAGAAAGAAGCAGAAGCTGTTGAAATCGCAAAGAAAGAAGAGAATCTCGTTTCTATTACAAATGTGGATCACTTTTATAAGAATGAGACGTATTATGTTGTAGAAGGTAAGAACAAAAAAAGCACAAACAAGATCGTTTGGGTCGATAAAGACAAAAAGGTTACCTCTTTGAACGCGAAAGATGGCCTTTCAGAGAAACAGATCCTGAACTATGTAAAACAGAACCATGATGCGAAAACGATCGTTGACAGCCGTCTAGGCATGGAAGATGGAATTCCATTGTGGGAAGTGGTCTATTATGACACGAAGGATCGGTACACCTATTTTTACGGTTATTTTGAAACCGGTGAGCGATACGAGATCTATCGTCTGAAAGAATCAGATCAATAA
- a CDS encoding YpmA family protein, which yields MESKIEVLSTLKVDKSSDLYKVVSELNKTLKHQDLMFGLALDDENKNKMIFTIYRT from the coding sequence GTGGAAAGTAAAATTGAAGTTCTTTCGACGCTAAAGGTGGACAAGTCGAGTGACTTGTATAAAGTAGTATCTGAATTGAACAAAACATTAAAGCATCAAGATTTAATGTTTGGGCTCGCGTTAGATGACGAAAATAAAAATAAGATGATTTTTACGATCTATCGCACATAG
- a CDS encoding cyanophycinase translates to MNKKWMSVTLAMTLGLSLTTSSISFAKKKDDWKGNLVIAGGALGSSNKEVYNEFISLAGGKKKAKIGIIPAASSSLKSSQSFKKDLVTYGLHEHQIEIVPLANQDFSGTPEDESKWRKNAHSKRVANKIENYSAIWFVGGDQLRITDTLVKSNGHRTKALDAIWKMYRQGGVIGGTSAGAAIMSDVMITGGDSLGALNNEVVTKSNPNSNKEYEPLHLEKGLGFFKYGIVDQHFDERARLGRLVMTALKEKTKNQFAYGVDEDTALIVNNKQQTVKIVGRSGVSVVDVSKAKVTDFDKAHFQDVQISHLVSGDSLNVSTKEFFISDHKDETNGYEYYEFKPLDATGLFTSYGRMKEYLSYSLIDNSTTDAVKSYLYDSQGNGFQLQFRKTENTKGYWGYKDGQKDDYSFTNVAFDVEPKKVSFTENKNAFSEYKHSTFKAPVIDRSRPVKGSLLIAGGSLGSTNGDVYKKFIDLAKRKEDSKVGIVPAASSSLTSSKTFKEDLVRYGMIAEHIEILPLSVTNDKKTPEDESKWAEINKNNEDLAQKVEQLDAVWFVGGDQTKITASLLNEDGSNSKVLNAIWETYRNGSVLGGTSAGAAIMSDVMIAGGGSYDTLASGFTETYDGMLQQEGGPGYLERGLGFFEYGIVDQHFDNKARLGRLIAVSNEKGDHNKLSYGIDEDTALVVYNEQKKAEVVGRGGVTLVDLSKQVKSSELGQSQFKNIKLSWINQGDVLDLTTKEISINENKDSTTGYEYYEYKVPPHSGVLSAHGVLNKFISFNLVDNAGAGSVKSYSFSKTKGFELNFRKTAETEGYWGYTDGQKDDYSFVDVSLDITPVNVKID, encoded by the coding sequence TTGAACAAAAAATGGATGTCTGTAACGTTGGCTATGACGCTTGGCTTATCACTAACTACCTCATCAATAAGTTTTGCTAAGAAAAAGGATGATTGGAAAGGAAACCTCGTGATTGCGGGAGGAGCTTTAGGGAGTAGCAATAAGGAAGTATATAACGAATTTATCAGTTTAGCAGGTGGTAAGAAAAAGGCAAAAATCGGTATCATACCCGCAGCAAGCAGTTCTTTAAAATCTTCACAAAGCTTTAAAAAAGATCTCGTTACATATGGGTTGCATGAACATCAGATTGAGATCGTTCCTCTAGCAAATCAAGATTTCAGCGGCACACCTGAAGATGAATCAAAATGGAGAAAAAACGCACACAGCAAACGAGTAGCAAACAAGATTGAGAATTATAGTGCGATCTGGTTTGTGGGTGGAGATCAGCTTCGAATTACAGATACATTAGTAAAATCGAACGGGCATCGGACAAAAGCATTAGACGCCATTTGGAAAATGTATAGGCAAGGCGGTGTTATAGGAGGAACGAGCGCTGGTGCGGCCATCATGAGCGATGTGATGATTACCGGTGGTGACAGCTTAGGAGCACTAAACAATGAGGTTGTTACGAAGAGTAATCCTAATTCAAATAAAGAATACGAACCATTGCATCTTGAAAAAGGACTCGGATTTTTTAAGTATGGCATTGTAGATCAGCATTTTGATGAACGGGCACGTCTGGGGAGATTGGTGATGACGGCTCTAAAAGAAAAAACGAAGAATCAATTTGCTTACGGTGTAGATGAAGATACAGCTCTTATCGTAAACAACAAACAACAAACAGTAAAGATCGTCGGAAGAAGCGGCGTATCTGTTGTTGATGTTAGTAAAGCGAAGGTTACCGACTTTGATAAAGCACATTTTCAAGATGTTCAAATCAGTCATCTCGTGTCAGGTGACTCCTTAAATGTTTCTACTAAAGAGTTTTTCATAAGCGATCATAAAGATGAAACGAATGGATATGAATACTACGAATTTAAGCCACTCGATGCAACAGGTTTATTTACTTCTTACGGAAGGATGAAAGAATATCTCTCGTATTCTTTGATCGATAATTCGACAACAGATGCTGTGAAAAGTTATTTATACGACTCTCAAGGGAATGGTTTTCAGCTTCAGTTTAGAAAAACAGAGAACACAAAGGGCTATTGGGGTTATAAAGATGGACAAAAAGACGATTATTCGTTTACAAATGTCGCGTTTGATGTAGAGCCCAAGAAAGTGAGTTTTACAGAAAATAAGAATGCATTCTCTGAGTACAAGCATTCTACGTTTAAAGCTCCCGTCATCGACCGTTCAAGACCGGTCAAAGGAAGCCTGTTGATCGCAGGTGGTTCGTTAGGAAGCACGAATGGTGATGTTTATAAAAAGTTTATTGATCTAGCCAAGCGAAAAGAGGATTCTAAAGTTGGGATAGTACCGGCTGCAAGCTCCAGTTTAACATCCTCAAAAACGTTTAAAGAAGACCTCGTTCGATACGGGATGATAGCAGAACACATCGAAATTCTTCCGCTCTCTGTAACGAATGACAAAAAAACACCTGAGGATGAGTCCAAGTGGGCGGAAATAAATAAAAATAACGAAGATCTTGCCCAAAAAGTAGAACAATTAGATGCCGTGTGGTTTGTAGGTGGTGATCAAACCAAGATTACAGCTTCACTATTGAATGAGGACGGATCAAATTCTAAAGTGTTGAATGCCATTTGGGAAACGTATAGAAATGGTTCGGTACTTGGTGGAACAAGTGCTGGAGCTGCAATTATGAGTGATGTTATGATTGCGGGCGGAGGAAGTTATGATACCCTTGCTTCTGGTTTTACAGAAACATATGACGGAATGCTGCAGCAAGAAGGAGGTCCAGGTTATTTAGAACGAGGGCTTGGTTTCTTTGAATATGGCATTGTAGATCAGCACTTCGACAATAAAGCGCGTCTTGGCCGATTGATTGCTGTCTCTAATGAAAAAGGAGATCACAATAAACTATCATATGGTATTGATGAAGATACCGCTCTTGTCGTATACAATGAACAGAAAAAAGCGGAAGTTGTAGGCAGAGGTGGCGTAACCTTAGTTGATCTATCAAAACAGGTAAAGAGTTCGGAGCTTGGCCAAAGTCAGTTTAAGAATATTAAGCTATCGTGGATCAACCAAGGAGATGTGCTCGATCTTACAACAAAAGAAATTTCAATTAACGAGAATAAAGACAGCACGACAGGTTATGAGTATTATGAGTACAAAGTGCCGCCTCATTCAGGTGTCTTAAGTGCTCATGGCGTATTAAACAAATTCATCTCTTTCAATCTAGTAGATAATGCTGGAGCGGGAAGTGTAAAAAGTTACAGCTTCTCAAAAACAAAAGGATTTGAGTTAAACTTTAGAAAAACGGCTGAAACAGAAGGCTATTGGGGATATACGGACGGTCAAAAGGATGATTACTCTTTTGTAGATGTATCTCTTGATATAACGCCTGTAAATGTAAAGATAGATTAA
- a CDS encoding GNAT family N-acetyltransferase yields MIREAEKRDKDKLVKLYRMLVPNSKKMKVREEQIEIIRRDRNNFLFVYEEDAELKGTLTLNICLQALHGYRPYGVVENIIVHEDFRGRNIDRKLLQHVEVYCRLIDCHRIMLLSSSKRDRAHQFFEQEGFDGSVSRGFKKYL; encoded by the coding sequence ATGATTCGTGAAGCTGAAAAAAGGGATAAAGATAAATTGGTTAAACTTTACCGGATGTTAGTGCCGAATAGTAAGAAGATGAAAGTTAGAGAAGAGCAGATCGAGATAATCAGGCGTGATCGTAACAATTTTTTATTTGTGTATGAGGAAGATGCAGAACTGAAAGGGACACTGACATTAAACATATGTCTGCAAGCATTGCATGGTTATCGACCTTACGGAGTCGTTGAAAATATTATCGTACATGAGGATTTTCGTGGTCGAAATATAGACAGAAAACTTTTACAACATGTTGAAGTTTATTGCCGTTTGATCGACTGTCACAGAATCATGCTTTTGAGTAGTTCAAAGCGAGACAGAGCCCATCAGTTCTTTGAACAAGAAGGCTTTGATGGATCTGTTAGTAGAGGCTTTAAAAAATATTTGTAG
- the dinG gene encoding ATP-dependent DNA helicase DinG, whose protein sequence is MTRRFVVIDFETTGNSAAKGDRIIQIGAVAVEAGQITDRFSTFIQPGVPIPPFIEQLTGINDEMVKDAPLFEEVAPKLLQMLEGAYFVAHNVMFDYSFLQGELDHAGYSRLSMPLIDTVEMSRLLLLGADGYQLGMLADYLGLEHLNPHQADSDAEVTARLLIHLLEKLENLPLATLERLTPFLKKLQSSLESIVGDMIAEKSAFLADEETYDFYRKLALKKRPDFVQSLDNDFTEFKDEEVHDQLQQHMQHYEVRKSQQRMVELVDEALHTNQHLVIEAGTGVGKSLGYLIPGIRHAKEKDRPLVVSTHTVQLQQQLLERDVPLLKRIMPFDFTATLLKGRNHYLCLRKFEHTLMDYHDDNYDMNFTKAQLIVWLTETETGDVEELSMASGGKLFWNTVKSDANSCLNHRCPWFSRCYYHKQKRAAHESDLVITNHALLFTDLKSDNQLLPAYKEVVLDEAHHVEEVVSDHFGKETDYFSFVKLLDRLSQTDGDGMMNTFREICDLLEVPKYEHHLANWDNLFSDVKNELDEIFKQIKTICLKKARSSRSTELTKLTLRYTKEDIEAVAWEPVLEMEARARQFMGDLVKPVKRVLKSFDQYEEHLTVQQKGFLVDLEGILNDLQDEMTDLHHLLSCPLSEEVYWMEAESKGPRHAVTLFAKPVEIDQILADKFFGKKSSVVLTSATMSVKNSFRYLSERLGLLDFGPISAQLPSPFQYEQQAKLMVPTDIPLINEVDQKTFVKKISSSLYEIAKVTKGRMLVLFTSYEMLRETHGAFKSLMDAEEFVLIAQGVDSGSRARLTKNFQRFDNSILFGTNSFWEGIDIPGDDLSCLVIIRLPFTPPDQPVMAAKSEKLKAEGGNPFYDLSLPQAIIRFKQGFGRLVRSSRDKGAVFVFDRRMIETRYGKSFIQSLPKLPVSIKPIDELVSELDDWME, encoded by the coding sequence ATGACACGGCGATTTGTCGTTATCGATTTTGAAACAACAGGAAATTCAGCAGCAAAAGGAGACCGAATTATCCAGATTGGTGCGGTCGCCGTTGAGGCAGGACAGATAACGGACAGATTCTCGACGTTCATCCAGCCAGGCGTTCCCATCCCCCCATTTATTGAGCAATTGACGGGCATCAACGATGAAATGGTGAAAGATGCCCCGTTGTTTGAAGAAGTGGCACCAAAGCTCCTTCAGATGTTAGAAGGAGCTTATTTTGTTGCCCATAATGTCATGTTTGATTATTCGTTTCTGCAAGGGGAACTCGACCATGCAGGCTATTCCAGGCTATCCATGCCGCTAATCGATACGGTTGAGATGTCAAGACTGCTTCTTTTAGGAGCAGACGGCTACCAGCTAGGGATGCTTGCAGATTATCTAGGGTTAGAACACCTTAACCCGCATCAAGCTGACAGCGATGCAGAAGTAACAGCGAGACTCTTGATCCATCTATTAGAAAAACTAGAAAATCTCCCACTCGCAACGCTTGAGAGGCTAACACCTTTTCTAAAGAAACTGCAGAGTTCTTTAGAAAGCATCGTGGGTGATATGATCGCGGAGAAGTCAGCTTTTTTAGCAGATGAAGAAACATATGATTTTTATCGTAAGCTCGCTCTAAAAAAGAGACCGGATTTCGTACAATCTTTAGACAATGATTTTACAGAGTTTAAAGACGAAGAGGTTCATGATCAGCTTCAGCAGCATATGCAGCATTACGAAGTTCGAAAAAGTCAGCAGAGAATGGTGGAACTCGTGGACGAGGCACTTCACACGAATCAGCACCTTGTGATTGAAGCGGGAACGGGTGTAGGAAAATCGCTCGGTTATCTCATACCGGGTATTCGGCATGCAAAGGAAAAAGACCGGCCGCTTGTCGTTTCTACGCATACCGTCCAGCTGCAGCAACAGCTGTTAGAACGCGATGTTCCGCTGCTAAAAAGGATCATGCCGTTTGACTTTACAGCGACTCTTCTTAAAGGAAGAAATCATTACCTATGTTTAAGAAAATTCGAACATACGCTAATGGATTATCACGATGATAATTACGATATGAACTTTACAAAAGCACAACTGATCGTCTGGCTTACAGAAACAGAGACAGGGGACGTAGAAGAACTGTCGATGGCCTCTGGCGGAAAACTCTTCTGGAACACGGTCAAAAGTGATGCCAATTCTTGTTTAAACCATAGATGTCCTTGGTTCTCCAGATGTTATTATCACAAGCAGAAGAGAGCAGCTCATGAATCAGACCTTGTAATCACGAACCATGCGTTGTTGTTTACGGACTTGAAGTCTGATAATCAATTGTTGCCAGCTTATAAAGAAGTTGTTTTAGATGAGGCCCATCATGTGGAAGAAGTTGTAAGCGATCATTTTGGAAAAGAAACTGATTATTTTTCATTCGTCAAGCTCCTAGACCGTCTATCTCAGACGGATGGAGACGGAATGATGAATACGTTTAGGGAGATCTGTGATCTTCTTGAGGTTCCCAAATACGAACACCATCTCGCCAATTGGGATAATCTCTTTTCGGATGTGAAGAATGAACTTGATGAGATCTTCAAGCAAATCAAGACAATCTGTCTAAAAAAAGCCAGATCATCTCGATCTACAGAGTTAACGAAATTAACGCTTCGTTATACGAAAGAAGATATAGAGGCTGTTGCTTGGGAACCAGTCTTAGAGATGGAAGCGAGAGCACGTCAGTTTATGGGTGATCTTGTGAAACCTGTAAAACGTGTATTGAAGAGCTTTGATCAGTACGAAGAACATCTAACGGTCCAGCAAAAAGGTTTCTTAGTCGATCTAGAAGGCATCTTAAACGATCTGCAAGATGAGATGACAGATCTTCACCACTTATTGTCTTGCCCATTATCTGAAGAAGTGTACTGGATGGAAGCAGAATCAAAAGGTCCGAGACACGCGGTTACACTCTTTGCGAAGCCGGTTGAGATCGATCAGATTCTAGCTGATAAGTTCTTTGGTAAGAAGAGCTCGGTCGTGCTCACTTCTGCGACGATGAGTGTGAAGAACAGCTTCCGTTATCTGAGTGAAAGACTTGGACTTTTAGACTTTGGTCCGATCAGCGCACAACTGCCTTCACCATTTCAATATGAACAACAAGCGAAGCTGATGGTGCCAACTGACATTCCGCTCATTAATGAAGTGGATCAAAAAACGTTCGTTAAAAAAATCTCGTCCTCTCTGTACGAGATCGCAAAAGTAACGAAAGGACGCATGCTCGTTCTGTTCACTTCTTACGAAATGTTGAGAGAGACTCACGGAGCGTTCAAAAGTTTGATGGATGCCGAAGAGTTCGTATTGATCGCACAAGGCGTTGACTCTGGAAGTCGTGCGCGTCTTACAAAGAACTTCCAGCGATTTGATAACAGCATCCTGTTTGGGACGAACAGTTTTTGGGAGGGAATCGATATCCCGGGTGACGATCTTTCCTGTCTCGTGATCATCCGATTGCCGTTCACACCGCCAGATCAGCCTGTGATGGCCGCGAAAAGCGAGAAGTTGAAAGCAGAAGGTGGGAATCCGTTCTATGACCTTTCCCTTCCGCAAGCGATCATACGCTTTAAGCAAGGGTTCGGACGATTAGTGAGAAGCAGCCGAGATAAGGGAGCCGTGTTCGTCTTCGACCGAAGAATGATCGAGACGAGATACGGAAAATCCTTCATCCAATCACTGCCAAAGCTTCCTGTATCGATCAAACCGATCGATGAACTCGTGTCAGAACTGGATGATTGGATGGAATAA
- the panD gene encoding aspartate 1-decarboxylase: MFRTLMKGKIHRATVTESNLNYVGSITIDEDILDAVDMIPNEKVQIVNNNNGARFETYIIPGKRGSGVMCLNGAAARLVQEGDVVIVISYGMYDETEARHHVPKVAIMDKNNRVQEMLGVEPEATIY, from the coding sequence ATGTTCCGTACGTTAATGAAAGGTAAGATACACCGTGCTACGGTGACTGAATCTAATTTAAACTATGTTGGCAGCATCACGATCGATGAAGATATTTTAGATGCTGTTGATATGATTCCGAACGAAAAAGTTCAGATTGTAAATAATAATAATGGTGCACGTTTTGAAACGTATATTATCCCTGGAAAACGAGGTTCTGGTGTGATGTGCTTAAATGGCGCTGCAGCACGTCTCGTGCAAGAAGGGGATGTTGTTATTGTTATTTCCTATGGAATGTATGATGAGACCGAAGCAAGACATCATGTACCGAAAGTTGCGATTATGGATAAGAACAATCGTGTACAAGAGATGCTCGGAGTTGAACCTGAGGCTACTATTTATTAA